In Ptychodera flava strain L36383 chromosome 17, AS_Pfla_20210202, whole genome shotgun sequence, one genomic interval encodes:
- the LOC139116186 gene encoding hydroxylysine kinase-like isoform X1, with protein sequence MADDRSDQSKLLPQVKQGIVPDESYGPPTFTSDDVTKMVVRLYGLNVQKITELNSYTDQNFRITATDSSNDIVDFILKVINAKESSNMDFMRGMINILLYLEEKGIKCPKPVKMLDGNYLSWHTLSGGAEHAVYLQTYIHGVPLNEVEEISPQQCYLLGVNLGKMDKALQEFKHPGFRKENTQWRIENIPNLSKYLPEVCDGDRRRLASIVLQSFEDNVVPVYGHLRQGIIHCDYTPDNIIVQLNDDETAKISGDAYAISGVIDFGDVKHSTYLFEIAISTAEFVMEQPTNTPFVAKSLLAGYEAEFPLTEQEKSLLEICSLARLTQLAILSSLELKRQPTNKYVDRIAKTAWKSLERYTSESLFKEDHRIIQQIRDMTENF encoded by the exons atgGCCGACGACAGAAGTGACCAgagtaaacttttgccacaggTCAAACAAGGAATAGTTCCAGATGAAAGCTATGGACCCCCGACATTTACATCCGATGACGTGACGAAGATGGTGGTGAGACTGTATGGCTTAAATGTTCAAAAGATAACGGAGCTGAATAGCTATACCGATCAGAATTTCCGTATCACAGCTACAGACAGTTCAAATGACATTGTTGATTTCATCTTGAAGGTTATCAATGCAAAAGAATCCTCGAATATGGATTTCATGCGTGGAATGattaacattttattgtatCTTGAAGAGAAGGGAATCAAATGTCCTAAACCTGTCAAAATGCTGGATGGAAATTATTTATCTTGGCATACACTTTCAG gagGAGCTGAGCACGCGGTTTACCTGCAGACCTATATACACGGAGTTCCATTGAATGAAGTGGAGGAAATATCCCCGCAACAGTGCTACTTACTCGGCGTGAATTTGGGTAAGATGGACAAAGCACTACAG GAATTTAAGCATCCTGGATTTCGGAAGGAAAATACCCAGTGGAGGATTGAAAATATACCTAATCTAAGTAAATATTTACCAGAGGTTTGTGATGGAGACCGTCGTAGATTAGCGTCGATAGTATTGCAGTCGTTTGAAGATAACGTGGTACCTGTCTATGGTCATCTTCGTCAAG GTATTATACACTGTGATTACACGCCAGATAATATCATCGTTCAGCTAAATGATGACGAAACAGCCAAGATTTCCGGTGATGCCTACGCCATTTCAGGCGTAATTGACTTTGGAGATGTAAAACATTCCACCTATTTATTCGAAATTGCGATATCAACGGCAGAGTTTGTTATGGAACAGCCAACAAACACGCCTTTTGTAGCCAAGTCATTGCTAGCTGGATATGAAGCGGAATTTCCATTAACTGAGCAAGAAAAGTCTCTGCTAGAAATCTGTTCCTTGGCTCGCCTGACACAGCTTGCCATATTGTCATCATTGGAACTTAAAAGACAACCCACCAATAAATACGTTGACAGAATTGCAAAAACGGCATGGAAGAGTTTAGAACGTTACACAAGTGAATCTTTGTTTAAAGAGGATCATAGAATTATCCAGCAAATTCGAGACATGACGGAAAACTTCTAA
- the LOC139116186 gene encoding hydroxylysine kinase-like isoform X2, with amino-acid sequence MVVRLYGLNVQKITELNSYTDQNFRITATDSSNDIVDFILKVINAKESSNMDFMRGMINILLYLEEKGIKCPKPVKMLDGNYLSWHTLSGGAEHAVYLQTYIHGVPLNEVEEISPQQCYLLGVNLGKMDKALQEFKHPGFRKENTQWRIENIPNLSKYLPEVCDGDRRRLASIVLQSFEDNVVPVYGHLRQGIIHCDYTPDNIIVQLNDDETAKISGDAYAISGVIDFGDVKHSTYLFEIAISTAEFVMEQPTNTPFVAKSLLAGYEAEFPLTEQEKSLLEICSLARLTQLAILSSLELKRQPTNKYVDRIAKTAWKSLERYTSESLFKEDHRIIQQIRDMTENF; translated from the exons ATGGTGGTGAGACTGTATGGCTTAAATGTTCAAAAGATAACGGAGCTGAATAGCTATACCGATCAGAATTTCCGTATCACAGCTACAGACAGTTCAAATGACATTGTTGATTTCATCTTGAAGGTTATCAATGCAAAAGAATCCTCGAATATGGATTTCATGCGTGGAATGattaacattttattgtatCTTGAAGAGAAGGGAATCAAATGTCCTAAACCTGTCAAAATGCTGGATGGAAATTATTTATCTTGGCATACACTTTCAG gagGAGCTGAGCACGCGGTTTACCTGCAGACCTATATACACGGAGTTCCATTGAATGAAGTGGAGGAAATATCCCCGCAACAGTGCTACTTACTCGGCGTGAATTTGGGTAAGATGGACAAAGCACTACAG GAATTTAAGCATCCTGGATTTCGGAAGGAAAATACCCAGTGGAGGATTGAAAATATACCTAATCTAAGTAAATATTTACCAGAGGTTTGTGATGGAGACCGTCGTAGATTAGCGTCGATAGTATTGCAGTCGTTTGAAGATAACGTGGTACCTGTCTATGGTCATCTTCGTCAAG GTATTATACACTGTGATTACACGCCAGATAATATCATCGTTCAGCTAAATGATGACGAAACAGCCAAGATTTCCGGTGATGCCTACGCCATTTCAGGCGTAATTGACTTTGGAGATGTAAAACATTCCACCTATTTATTCGAAATTGCGATATCAACGGCAGAGTTTGTTATGGAACAGCCAACAAACACGCCTTTTGTAGCCAAGTCATTGCTAGCTGGATATGAAGCGGAATTTCCATTAACTGAGCAAGAAAAGTCTCTGCTAGAAATCTGTTCCTTGGCTCGCCTGACACAGCTTGCCATATTGTCATCATTGGAACTTAAAAGACAACCCACCAATAAATACGTTGACAGAATTGCAAAAACGGCATGGAAGAGTTTAGAACGTTACACAAGTGAATCTTTGTTTAAAGAGGATCATAGAATTATCCAGCAAATTCGAGACATGACGGAAAACTTCTAA